The following are encoded together in the Thermococcus sp. EP1 genome:
- a CDS encoding serine/threonine-protein kinase RIO2: MVSKLLALEVYPNLRDLDFKVLRGVELNMRHYEWVPLENIAKFAKVDIETASHRLGKLDNWGLVRRRSDIGYIGYQLTIHGYDALVIRAFAQKGVIKAISQTQIGVGKEADVYIGITPSEEKVAVKFNRIGRTSYTRIKLYRPDFIDKRHISWLYISRLVAQREYEALQLLNPIAKVPKPIAWNRHALVMEFIEGVELIELTDTDLTREEALEILNKVLEEYKKIVEFGIIHSDMSLYNIVLKSNGDILIIDWPQYLTTEFPDAKYYLERDLQVLLNSFKKKWGVKLNWEEVWEEFETAFKMSLRRE; encoded by the coding sequence ATGGTAAGCAAACTTCTCGCACTTGAAGTCTATCCAAACTTGAGAGATCTCGATTTTAAGGTATTAAGAGGAGTAGAGTTGAATATGCGCCATTACGAATGGGTACCTCTAGAGAATATTGCAAAATTTGCAAAAGTTGATATTGAAACTGCTTCTCATCGATTAGGAAAGCTTGACAACTGGGGGCTCGTGAGAAGAAGAAGTGATATAGGCTATATTGGCTATCAGCTGACAATTCATGGATATGATGCTTTAGTGATAAGGGCATTTGCCCAAAAAGGAGTCATCAAAGCAATAAGCCAAACCCAGATTGGCGTTGGAAAAGAGGCCGATGTATATATTGGGATAACTCCCAGCGAAGAAAAAGTTGCGGTTAAGTTTAACCGAATTGGAAGAACAAGTTATACAAGAATAAAACTTTACAGACCCGATTTTATAGATAAAAGACATATTTCATGGTTATATATTTCTAGACTTGTTGCCCAAAGAGAATACGAGGCACTCCAGCTTCTAAACCCAATAGCAAAAGTTCCAAAACCGATTGCATGGAACAGACACGCACTTGTCATGGAGTTCATAGAAGGCGTTGAGCTTATAGAACTGACAGACACAGACCTAACGAGAGAAGAAGCCCTTGAAATACTTAATAAAGTTCTAGAAGAATACAAAAAGATAGTGGAATTTGGCATAATACACTCCGATATGAGCCTTTACAACATAGTCCTTAAAAGTAATGGAGACATATTAATAATTGATTGGCCTCAATATCTAACAACAGAGTTTCCGGATGCCAAATATTATCTTGAAAGAGATTTACAAGTGCTTTTGAACTCATTTAAGAAAAAATGGGGAGTAAAATTAAATTGGGAAGAAGTCTGGGAAGAATTCGAAACAGCCTTTAAAATGAGCCTTAGAAGGGAGTAA
- the hydB gene encoding NADPH-dependent hydrogenase/sulfhydrogenase 1 subunit beta, with protein MRYVKLPKENTYEFLERLKDWGTLYAPIKISEKFYDFREVDDVKKIEFKYNRTIMPPKKFFFLPREKIFEFSISKAEYNEVIENVEPFIIFGVHACDIFGLKIMDTIYLDDLPDKYYKVRREKGIIIGISCIPDEYCFCNLRETDFADDGFDLFFHELPDGWLVRVGSPKGHRIVDKNIKLFEEVTSQDVCNFRDFENKKHQQFKYHEDWGNLRYLLEMEMEHPMWDEQSELCLACGNCNLTCPTCRCYEVQDIPNLDGDTGVRIRRWDSCQLRSHGLVAGNHNFRPTKKSRFMNRYLCKNSYNEKLGISYCVGCGRCTYFCPAEISFVENLRTILGVKDNSCPPEVAEEMPKRGFAYGSSMGGEE; from the coding sequence TTGAGGTACGTTAAGTTACCAAAGGAGAATACTTATGAGTTCCTAGAACGTTTGAAGGATTGGGGAACACTTTATGCTCCCATAAAGATATCAGAAAAGTTCTATGACTTCAGAGAAGTTGATGATGTTAAAAAGATAGAGTTCAAGTACAATAGAACAATAATGCCACCGAAAAAGTTCTTCTTCCTACCTAGAGAGAAAATATTTGAGTTCAGCATCTCAAAGGCAGAATACAACGAAGTTATTGAAAATGTGGAACCGTTTATTATTTTTGGAGTGCATGCATGTGATATCTTTGGACTCAAGATAATGGATACAATATACCTTGATGATCTTCCGGACAAGTACTACAAGGTTAGAAGAGAGAAAGGCATAATAATAGGAATAAGCTGTATTCCAGACGAATATTGTTTTTGTAACTTAAGGGAAACAGACTTTGCAGACGATGGTTTTGATTTGTTCTTCCATGAGCTTCCAGATGGCTGGCTTGTAAGGGTGGGAAGCCCAAAAGGACACAGAATAGTGGATAAAAATATCAAGCTCTTTGAGGAAGTAACAAGTCAAGATGTATGCAACTTTAGAGACTTTGAAAACAAGAAGCACCAGCAGTTTAAGTACCATGAGGATTGGGGTAACCTTCGCTATTTGCTTGAGATGGAGATGGAACACCCAATGTGGGATGAACAAAGTGAACTTTGTTTGGCCTGTGGTAATTGTAATTTAACCTGTCCAACCTGTAGATGCTATGAGGTTCAAGACATTCCAAATCTTGATGGAGATACAGGTGTTAGAATTAGAAGATGGGATTCTTGTCAGTTAAGAAGTCACGGCCTTGTAGCTGGAAATCACAACTTTAGACCAACGAAAAAATCTCGTTTTATGAACAGGTATCTATGTAAGAACTCATACAACGAGAAGCTTGGCATAAGCTATTGTGTTGGATGTGGAAGGTGTACTTACTTCTGTCCAGCAGAGATAAGCTTTGTAGAAAACTTGAGGACTATCCTGGGAGTAAAAGACAATTCATGTCCACCTGAGGTTGCGGAGGAGATGCCAAAGAGAGGATTTGCCTATGGCAGTTCTATGGGAGGTGAAGAATGA
- the hydD gene encoding NADPH-dependent hydrogenase/sulfhydrogenase 1 subunit delta, which translates to MSEKVKIGFYALTSCYGCQLQFAMMDEVLQLLDKANIECWFMVERDSDEDREVDIAFIEGSVSTEEEVELVKKIREKAKIVIAVGSCAIHGGVQSWGKDKGLNELWKRVYGESHVKFEPKMAEPVEKYIKVDYKLYGCPPEKKDFLYALGTFLVGSWPEDIDYPVCVECRIKGNPCILIEKGEPCLGPLTVAGCDARCPGFNVACIGCRGAVGYDVAWFDSLALEFKKKGLTKEEILERMKIFNAHNPKLEEMVNKIFEEGE; encoded by the coding sequence ATGAGCGAGAAAGTTAAAATTGGATTTTACGCTTTAACTTCATGCTATGGCTGTCAGCTTCAATTTGCCATGATGGATGAAGTGCTCCAACTTTTAGATAAAGCAAACATAGAATGCTGGTTTATGGTAGAGAGAGACAGTGATGAAGATAGAGAAGTTGATATAGCCTTCATAGAGGGGAGCGTTTCCACAGAGGAAGAAGTGGAGCTCGTGAAAAAGATCAGAGAAAAAGCAAAGATAGTAATTGCAGTGGGTTCATGTGCAATTCATGGTGGTGTGCAAAGCTGGGGTAAGGATAAGGGACTTAATGAACTTTGGAAGAGGGTTTATGGCGAATCTCATGTTAAATTTGAACCTAAAATGGCCGAACCAGTAGAAAAATACATTAAAGTTGATTATAAGCTCTACGGATGTCCACCAGAGAAGAAAGACTTCCTCTATGCCTTGGGGACTTTCCTCGTAGGTTCATGGCCTGAGGATATTGATTATCCCGTTTGTGTGGAGTGCAGGATTAAGGGCAATCCTTGTATCCTTATAGAAAAAGGTGAGCCATGTTTAGGTCCATTGACAGTAGCCGGCTGTGATGCAAGGTGTCCAGGGTTCAATGTTGCATGTATTGGATGTAGGGGTGCTGTGGGATACGATGTTGCATGGTTCGACTCACTCGCATTGGAGTTCAAGAAAAAAGGCCTAACAAAGGAGGAAATACTAGAGAGAATGAAAATATTCAACGCTCACAATCCCAAGCTTGAGGAGATGGTTAACAAGATATTTGAGGAGGGAGAATGA
- a CDS encoding MFS transporter has protein sequence MRKKLLILLSLGWIFNYAHRMAIPPLIPIIKGEFSITNAQAGLLMTSLLLPYALIQVPAGYFGDKLGRKRLVVMSILGYSLASAFMLFARDYWHLLAVRALYGLFAGLYYAPSTALISEIYKERKGSALGIFMIGPPVGSAIAPAIAVPIALTLEWRYSFLVLSLMSATIGVALMFVIKGEVKRVERPRFQIPKNIFGLSVMNFLLLAAFFGILTFLPDFFVSKGRSLEEASFYFSILSIVGIFGSIAGGTVYDKIREASLVCILSFNAILSFILVKTSYPPLVLPLGLFFYSVGPAVTAYTSEHATPENLGTVMGFVNMMGFFGATTGPYFVGFLIDKIGYEGAFYSISGMYLVSMLILAFEKIRY, from the coding sequence ATGCGTAAAAAGCTTCTCATACTGCTATCTCTTGGGTGGATATTTAACTATGCTCATAGAATGGCTATTCCTCCTCTTATTCCTATTATTAAAGGGGAGTTTAGTATAACAAATGCTCAGGCAGGGTTGTTAATGACATCTCTTTTGCTTCCTTATGCATTAATTCAAGTACCTGCGGGATATTTTGGGGATAAACTCGGTAGAAAACGGCTTGTTGTAATGAGTATATTAGGATACTCACTGGCAAGTGCTTTTATGCTATTTGCAAGGGATTACTGGCATTTATTGGCTGTTAGAGCACTTTATGGTCTTTTTGCAGGGCTCTACTATGCTCCATCTACTGCATTAATAAGTGAAATTTACAAAGAAAGAAAAGGCTCGGCATTGGGAATTTTCATGATCGGACCTCCCGTGGGAAGTGCGATTGCTCCAGCTATTGCGGTTCCAATAGCCTTAACTTTGGAGTGGAGATATTCATTTTTAGTCCTTTCTCTAATGAGTGCCACAATAGGAGTTGCTTTAATGTTCGTTATTAAAGGGGAAGTAAAACGGGTTGAAAGACCAAGGTTCCAGATTCCCAAGAATATTTTTGGCTTAAGTGTAATGAACTTTCTATTATTAGCTGCGTTCTTTGGAATATTGACTTTTCTTCCTGACTTCTTTGTTAGCAAGGGCAGAAGTTTAGAGGAAGCCTCATTCTATTTTTCTATCCTTTCCATTGTTGGAATTTTTGGATCCATTGCAGGTGGAACAGTATACGATAAAATTAGGGAAGCTAGTTTGGTATGTATTCTGTCCTTTAATGCTATTTTGTCATTCATTCTGGTAAAAACGTCTTATCCGCCACTAGTCCTGCCTTTAGGTTTGTTTTTTTATTCAGTGGGTCCTGCAGTAACAGCTTACACCAGTGAGCATGCAACCCCGGAGAATCTTGGAACTGTTATGGGGTTTGTTAATATGATGGGATTCTTTGGAGCGACGACTGGTCCGTATTTTGTAGGCTTTCTAATCGATAAAATAGGTTACGAAGGGGCTTTTTACTCGATTTCAGGGATGTATTTAGTGAGTATGTTGATACTGGCCTTTGAAAAGATCCGATATTAG
- the hydG gene encoding NADPH-dependent hydrogenase/sulfhydrogenase 1 subunit gamma, whose amino-acid sequence MSTPGELIPKEIMMPKENPYVLHKAKVLKLYTLTETEKLFLFRFEDPELAEKWTFKPGQFVQLTIPGVGEVPISICSSAMRKGFFELCIRKAGRVTAVIHKLKPGDTVLVRGPYGNGFPVDEWEGMDLLLIAAGLGTAPLRSVFLYAMDNRWKYGNITFINTARYGKDLLFYKELEAMKDLAEAENVKIIQSVTRDPDWPGLKGRPQQFIVEANTNPKNTAVAVCGPPRMYKAVFESLINYGYRPENIYVTLERKMKCGIGKCGHCNVGTSTSWKYICKDGPVFGYFDIISTPGLLD is encoded by the coding sequence ATGAGCACTCCGGGAGAACTCATCCCTAAGGAAATTATGATGCCTAAGGAGAACCCTTATGTCCTTCATAAGGCAAAAGTGCTTAAGCTTTACACATTAACCGAGACAGAGAAACTCTTCCTATTCCGTTTTGAAGACCCAGAATTAGCTGAAAAGTGGACTTTCAAACCTGGTCAATTCGTCCAGCTCACCATTCCAGGAGTTGGAGAAGTTCCAATTAGTATATGTTCATCAGCTATGAGAAAAGGATTCTTTGAGTTATGTATCAGAAAGGCAGGTAGGGTAACCGCAGTAATTCATAAGCTTAAGCCTGGAGACACTGTTCTAGTTAGAGGCCCCTATGGAAATGGGTTCCCTGTTGATGAGTGGGAAGGGATGGATTTGCTCCTTATAGCAGCAGGTCTTGGAACTGCACCTCTTAGAAGTGTCTTTCTCTATGCAATGGACAACAGATGGAAGTACGGAAATATTACGTTCATAAATACTGCAAGGTATGGAAAAGACTTGCTGTTTTACAAAGAGTTAGAGGCAATGAAAGACCTTGCTGAAGCTGAAAATGTCAAGATAATCCAGAGTGTTACTAGGGATCCAGATTGGCCAGGACTAAAAGGAAGACCCCAGCAATTTATTGTCGAGGCCAATACAAATCCAAAGAACACTGCAGTAGCTGTGTGTGGGCCTCCAAGAATGTACAAAGCAGTTTTTGAGTCACTTATAAACTATGGTTACCGCCCAGAGAATATCTATGTGACACTTGAGAGGAAAATGAAATGTGGAATAGGCAAGTGTGGACACTGTAATGTGGGAACAAGCACATCTTGGAAATACATATGTAAAGATGGACCTGTATTTGGGTACTTTGACATAATCTCAACACCTGGATTGCTTGACTGA